Proteins co-encoded in one Gossypium arboreum isolate Shixiya-1 chromosome 11, ASM2569848v2, whole genome shotgun sequence genomic window:
- the LOC108473881 gene encoding E3 ubiquitin-protein ligase COP1-like yields the protein MEEFSTGTDPRVPAVKPDSKPSSFEGVPLEAASAAVSEDAEVDKDLLCPICMQIIKDAFLTSCGHSFCYMCIITHLRNKSDCPCCSQFLTNNQLFPNILLDKLLKKTSARQISKTASPVEQFRQALQQGYEVTIKELDSLLSLLAEKKRKMEQEEAERNMKILLDFLHCLRKQKVDELNEVQTDLQFIKEDINSVERHRMDLYRARDRYSVKLRMLGDDSSTRKPWSSSMDKNNSGIVSSSLNIRGGMPAGNLQNKKIDGKTQLSGHGSQRKDALSGADSQGFNQSGLSVARKKRIHAQFNDLQECYLQKRRQLANQLHIKQEGDKNVIHREGYNAGLADFQSVLSTFTQYSRLRVIAEVRLGDLFHSANIVSSIEFDRDDELFATAGVSRRIKVFDLSMVLNEPADVHCPVVEMSTRSKLSCLSWNKHWKNHIASSDYEGIVTVWDVTTRQSLMEYEEHEKRAWSVDFSRTDPSMLVSGSDDCKVKVWCTKQEASVINIDMKANICCVKYNPGSSDFIAVGSADHHIHYYDLRNISSPLHVFSGHKKAVSYVKFLSENELASASTDSTLRLWDVKENLPLRTFKGHTNEKNFVGLTVNSEYIACGSETNEVYVYHKEISKPVTWHRFGSQEMEDADEDGGGSHFISAVCWKSDSPTMLTANSQGTIKVLVLAA from the exons ATGGAAGAATTCTCAACTGGTACCGACCCTCGTGTGCCGGCGGTCAAGCCGGACTCTAAGCCATCTTCCTTCGAGGGAGTTCCACTCGAAGCTGCCTCCGCTGCTGTTTCAGAAGATGCCGAGGTGGATAAGGACTTGCTGTGTCCGATTTGTATGCAGATAATTAAGGACGCCTTCCTCACGTCTTGCGGTCACAGCTTTTGCTACATGTGTATAATTACCCATCTTCGAAACAAGAGCGATTGCCCTTGTTGCTCTCAATTTCTCACTAATAATCAGCTTTTCCCCAATATTTTGCTCGATAAG CTTTTGAAGAAGACTTCAGCTCGTCAAATATCAAAAACTGCATCCCCTGTGGAACAGTTTCGTCAGGCGTTACAGCAG GGTTATGAGGTTACAATCAAGGAGCTGGACAGCCTTTTGTCCCTCCTTgcagagaagaagagaaaaatggaacAGGAAGAAGCTGAGAGAAATATGAAAATACTGCTGGATTTCTTACACTGCTTAAGGAAGCAAAAAGTTGATGAACTAAATGAG GTACAAACTGATCTTCAGTTTATTAAAGAGGACATAAATTCTGTGGAGAGACATAGAATGGATTTGTATCGTGCAAGAGATAGATACTCTGTGAAATTGCGGATGCTTGGAGATGACTCTAGCACAAGAAAGCCATGGTCTTCATCCATGGACAAGAACAATAGTGGAATTGTCTCTAGTTCTCTAAATATCAGGGGAGGGATGCCTGCAGGGAATCTTCAAAACAAGAAAATAGATGGAAAGACACAGTTGAGTGGCCATGGTAGTCAGAGAAAAGATGCCTTAAGTGGAGCGGACTCACAAGGGTTCAATCAATCTGGTCTCTCTGTTGCAAGAAAAAAGCGGATTCATGCCCAG TTTAATGACCTACAAGAGTGTTACCTGCAAAAGCGACGTCAGTTGGCAAACCAACTGCATATTAAGCAAGAAGGTGATAAAAATGTCATTCATAGAGAGGGTTATAATGCGGGTCTTGCAGATTTTCAGTCTGTGCTGAGTACTTTTACTCAATACAG TCGACTAAGAGTCATTGCTGAAGTGAGGCTTGGAGATCTCTTTCATTCAGCCAATATAGTATCAAG CATAGAATTTGACCGTGATGATGAGTTGTTCGCTACAGCTGGAGTGTCTCGGCGCATTAAGGTTTTTGATCTCTCAATG GTCCTAAATGAACCAGCGGATGTACACTGTCCTGTTGTGGAGATGTCCACACGTTCTAAACTAAGTTGCTTGAGTTGGAACAAGCATTGGAAGAATCATATAGCTAGTAGTGATTATGAGGGGATAGTAACCGTGTGGGATGTAACAACACGTCAG AGTCTAATGGAATAtgaagaacatgaaaaacgagcATGGAGTGTTGATTTCTCACGGACAGACCCCTCAATGCTTGTATCTGGTAGTGATGATTGCAAG GTGAAAGTTTGGTGCACAAAGCAGGAGGCCAGTGTTATTAATATTGACATGAAAGCAAATATATGTTGTGTCAAGTATAATCCTGGATCTAGCGATTTCATTGCG GTTGGTTCAGCAGATCATCACATCCACTATTATGATTTGAGAAACATCAGTAGTCCACTTCATGTGTTCAGTGGGCACAAGAAAGCAGTCTCATATGTGAAATTCTTGTCTGAAAATGAACTTGCTTCTGCATCTACAGATAGCACACTAAGGTTATGGGATGTGAAGGAGAATTTGCCG CTTCGAACTTTTAAAGGCCATACAAATGAGAAGAATTTCGTAGGCCTTACTGTAAACAGTGAATATATTGCATGCGGCAGCGAAACAAATGAAGTGTACGTGTACCACAAG GAAATATCGAAACCGGTAACATGGCATAGATTTGGTTCACAAGAGATGGAGGATGCAGATGAAGATGGGGGTGGATCGCACTTCATAAGTGCGGTGTGTTGGAAGAGCGATAGCCCTACCATGCTAACTGCTAACAGTCAGGGAACCATAAAAGTGCTAGTCCTTGCGGCTTGA
- the LOC108472809 gene encoding 1-aminocyclopropane-1-carboxylate oxidase: protein MATFPVINLEKLNGAERSRTMDKINDACENWGFFQVLNHGIPHDFLDTVERLTKEHYKKCMEQRFKELVGSKALEGLQAEVTDMDWESTFFIRHLPQSNVTEIPDLTDEYRNVMKEFAVKLENLAEELLDLLCENLGLEKGYLKKAFNGSKGPTFGTKVSNYPPCPTPDKIKGLRAHTDAGGIILLFQDPIVGGLQILKNGEWVDVPPMRHSFVINLGDQLEVISNGRYRSVEHRVMTQTQGSRMSIASFYNPGSDAIIYPAPAVVENEAEEKKEWYPKFVFEDYMKLYAGMKFQAKEPRFEAMKATATA, encoded by the exons ATGGCAACTTTCCCAGTGATCAACTTGGAGAAGCTCAATGGTGCTGAGCGATCAAGAACCATGGACAAAATCAATGATGCCTGTGAAAACTGGGGCTTCTTTCAG GTGCTGAACCATGGAATACCCCATGATTTTCTGGATACTGTGGAAAGGTTGACAAAAGAGCATTACAAGAAGTGCATGGAGCAGAGGTTCAAGGAACTGGTAGGAAGCAAGGCCCTTGAGGGTCTCCAAGCTGAGGTCACTGATATGGACTGGGAGAGCACATTTTTCATACGCCATCTCCCTCAATCCAACGTGACTGAAATCCCAGATCTCACCGATGAATACag GAACGTGATGAAAGAATTCGCAGTGAAATTGGAGAACCTAGCCGAGGAACTGCTAGACTTGTTGTGCGAGAATCTTGGACTAGAGAAGGGATACCTGAAAAAGGCCTTCAATGGTTCAAAGGGTCCAACCTTTGGCACCAAAGTTAGCAACTATCCACCATGCCCCACACCAGACAAAATCAAGGGACTCCGCGCTCATACAGATGCTGGTGGCATAATCTTACTCTTCCAAGACCCCATAGTGGGCGGCCTCCAGATTCTTAAAAACGGAGAATGGGTGGATGTTCCTCCTATGCGTCACTCCTTTGTCATCAACCTCGGGGATCAGCTCGAG GTGATCAGCAATGGCAGATACAGGAGTGTGGAGCACCGTGTGATGACCCAAACCCAAGGGTCTCGCATGTCGATAGCTTCGTTTTACAACCCAGGTAGTGACGCCATTATCTACCCGGCACCAGCTGTGGTGGAGAATGAAGCAGAAGAGAAGAAGGAATGGTACCCTAAATTTGTGTTCGAAGATTATATGAAGCTATATGCTGGAATGAAATTCCAGGCCAAAGAACCAAGGTTTGAAGCCATGAAAGCCACTGCAACTGCTTAA